In one window of Onychomys torridus chromosome 7, mOncTor1.1, whole genome shotgun sequence DNA:
- the Klhl40 gene encoding kelch-like protein 40 — protein sequence MCRRPSGSSYRVRASSIYSPAQTAAQSVPDPIGQQRCACRVLGSRTMTLGLEQAEEQRLYQQTLLQDGLKDMLDHGKFLDCVVRVGEREFPCHRLVLAACSPYFRARFLAEPDGAGELRLEEVSPDVVSQVLHYLYTSEIALDEASVQDLFAAAHRFQIPSIFTICVSFLQKRLCLANCLAVFRLGLLLDCARLAVAARDFICSRFPLVARDSDFLGLSADELIAIISSDGLNVEKEEAVFEAVMRWAGSGDTEAQGERQRALPTVFESIRCRLLPRAFLESRVERHPLVRSQPELLRKVQMVKDAHEGRLTTLRKKKKEKGEKTVQAKEANQGAADAKAEDDEERVLPGILNDTLRFGMFLQDLIFMISEEGAVAYDPAANECYCASLSTQIPKNHVSLVTKENQVFVAGGLFYNEDDKEDPISAYFLQFDHLDSEWLGMPPLPSPRCLFGLGEALNAIYVVGGRELKDNEDSLDSVLCYDRLSFKWGESDSLPYAVYGHAVLSHMDLIYVIGGKGKDRKCLSTMCVYDPKKFEWKELAPMQTARSLFGATVHDGRIFVAAGVTDTGLTSSMEVYSIADNKWSSFEAFPQERSSLSLVSLAGTLYALGGFATLETESGELVPTELNDIWRFNEDEKKWEGVLREIAYAAGATFLPVRLNVLRLTKM from the exons ATGTGCAGGAGGCCAAGTGGCTCCTCTTACAGGGTCCGGGCATCCTCTATATATAGCCCAGCACAGACAGCTGCGCAGTCAGTGCCTGACCCCATAGGACAGCAGAGGTGTGCCTGCCGCGTTCTAGGGAGCCGCACTATGACGCTGGGCTTGGAGCAGGCTGAGGAGCAGCGGCTGTACCAGCAGACGCTCCTTCAGGACGGCCTCAAGGACATGCTGGACCACGGCAAGTTCCTGGACTGCGTGGTGCGCGTGGGCGAGCGCGAGTTTCCGTGCCACCGCCTGGTACTGGCCGCCTGCAGCCCCTACTTTCGCGCGCGCTTTCTGGCAGAGCCCGATGGCGCGGGAGAGCTGCGCCTGGAGGAGGTGTCGCCCGACGTGGTGTCCCAGGTGCTGCACTACCTGTACACGTCGGAGATCGCGCTGGACGAGGCAAGCGTGCAGGACCTCTTCGCCGCAGCGCACCGATTCCAGATCCCGTCCATCTTCACCATCTGCGTGTCGTTCCTTCAGAAGCGCCTGTGCTTGGCCAATTGCCTGGCTGTCTTCCGCCTCGGCCTCCTACTAGACTGCGCGCGCCTGGCGGTGGCAGCGCGCGACTTCATCTGCTCGCGCTTCCCGCTGGTGGCGCGCGACAGCGACTTCCTGGGGCTCTCCGCTGACGAACTGATCGCCATCATCTCCAGCGACGGCCTCAACGTGGAAAAGGAGGAGGCTGTGTTCGAGGCGGTGATGCGCTGGGCCGGCAGCGGCGATACCGAGGCACAGGGGGAGCGTCAGCGCGCGCTGCCTACAGTCTTTGAGAGCATTCGCTGCCGCCTGCTTCCTCGCGCCTTCCTGGAGAGCCGCGTGGAGCGCCATCCACTCGTGCGCTCCCAGCCTGAGCTGTTGCGCAAGGTGCAGATGGTGAAGGATGCACATGAGGGCCGCCTCACTACACTAcgcaagaagaagaaggagaagggcgAGAAAACCGTCCAGGCCAAGGAGGCCAACCAGGGCGCAGCAGACGCCAAGGCTGAGGACGATGAGGAACGTGTACTGCCTGGGATTCTCAACGATACCCTGCGCTTCGGCATGTTCCTGCAAGACCTCATCTTCATGATCAGCGAGGAGGGTGCAGTGGCCTACGACCCAGCCGCCAACGAATGCTACTGTGCGTCTCTGTCCACCCAGATCCCCAAGAATCACGTCAGCCTGGTGACCAAGGAGAACCAGGTCTTCGTGGCCGGTGGCCTCTTCTACAATGAGGACGACAAGGAGGACCCTATCAGTGCCTACTTTCTGCAG TTTGACCACTTGGACTCTGAGTGGCTGGGGATGCCACCACTCCCCTCACCACGCTGCCTCTTCGGCCTGGGGGAGGCTCTCAACGCCATCTACGTGGTCGGTGGCCGGGAGCTCAAGGACAACGAGGATAGCCTGGACTCAGTCCTGTGCTATGACAGGCT GTCATTCAAGTGGGGTGAATCGGACTCTCTGCCCTATGCGGTATATGGCCACGCGGTTCTTTCCCACATGGACCTCATCTATGTCATTGGCGGCAAAGGCAAGGACAG GAAGTGTTTAAGCACGATGTGTGTCTATGACCCTAAGAAGTTTGAGTGGAAGGAGCTGGCGCCCATGCAGACAGCGCGCTCACTCTTTGGGGCCACCGTCCACGATGGCCGCATCTTTGTGGCTGCAGGGGTGACAGACACAGGGCTTACCAGCTCCATGGAGGTGTACAGCATTGCAGACAACAA GTGGTCCTCTTTTGAGGCCTTTCCACAGGAGCGCAGCTCGCTCAGCCTGGTCAGCCTAGCTGGCACTCTCTACGCCCTGGGTGGCTTTGCCACCCTGGAGACTGAGTCTGGAGAGCTGGTCCCCACAGAACTCAATGACATATGGAG ATTCAATGAGGACGAGAAGAAGTGGGAGGGGGTCCTGCGGGAGATCGCCTATGCGGCCGGTGCCACTTTCCTCCCTGTACGCCTCAACGTGCTTCGCCTGACCAAGATGTGA
- the Zbtb47 gene encoding zinc finger and BTB domain-containing protein 47 isoform X2, whose translation MGRLNEQRLFQPDLCDVDLVLVPQRSVFPAHKGVLAAYSQFFHSLFTQNKQLQRVELSLEALAPSGLQQILNFIYTSKLLVNAANVHEVLSAASLLQMADIAASCQELLDARSLAPSGPVALAQPATSCAPVPPPPYYCDIKQEADTPGIPKIYAREGPDPYSVRVEDGAGTAEDSAAPGPAQTLFFKEEKEGAPEEAGAPEEAEAPSSLCKLESGEGLEPELGASGTYGRQEQSQIIVEVNLNNQTLHVSTGPEGKPGSGATVVLGQEDGMQERLEEEGGEGGGSGGGEEEEEEEEEEGGSQGEEEDEEGPSEQEDEDEEDGPSEQDAESSEEEVEAEGRQDPAGPAGCQGSQVDPPLHSRMSTRSRGQNTQRRATPEPEEAGRRGGKRPKASGAVPAAQAADGLGAKVKLEEKQQHPCQKCPRVFNNRWYLEKHMNVTHSRMQICGQCGKRFLLESELQLHRQTDCERNIQCVTCGKAFKKLWSLHEHNKIVHGYAEKRFSCEICEKKFYTMAHVRKHMVAHTKDMPFTCETCGKSFKRSMSLKVHSLQHSGEKPFRCENCNERFQYKYQLRSHMSIHIGHKQFMCQWCGKDFNMKQYFDEHMKTHTGEKPYICEICGKSFTSRPNMKRHRRTHTGEKPYPCDVCGQRFRFSNMLKAHKEKCFRVSHPLPSDPATLPTTHLQPTAPLFPTAAPRLDTN comes from the exons ATGGGCCGTCTGAATGAGCAGCGCCTCTTCCAGCCAGACCTGTGCGATGTGGACCTAGTGCTGGTGCCCCAGCGCAGCGTTTTCCCTGCACACAAGGGCGTGCTGGCTGCCTACAGTCAGTTCTTCCACTCGCTCTTCACGCAGAACAAGCAGCTGCAGCGGGTTGAGCTGTCTCTTGAGGCGCTGGCACCCAGTGGCCTGCAGCAGATCCTGAACTTCATATACACGTCCAAGCTGCTGGTGAACGCAGCCAACGTGCACGAGGTGCTCAGTGCAGCCTCGCTGCTGCAGATGGCTGACATCGCTGCCTCCTGCCAGGAGCTGCTGGACGCTCGGTCCCTGGCGCCCTCAGGCCCCGTGGCCCTGGCACAGCCAGCTACCAGCTGTGCCCCAGTGCCTCCACCACCCTACTACTGTGACATCAAGCAGGAGGCAGACACCCCAGGCATACCCAAGATCTATGCCCGAGAGGGCCCAGACCCCTACTCTGTGCGTGTGGAGGACGGGGCAGGGACAGCTGAGGACTCTGCGGCTCCTGGGCCGGCACAGACACTCTTCttcaaggaggaaaaggaaggggcaCCTGAGGAGGCTGGGGCACCTGAGGAGGCCGAGGCCCCTAGTAGCCTGTGCAAGCTAGAAAGTGGAGAGGGGCTGGAGCCAGAATTGGGTGCCTCAGGCACCTATGGTCGCCAGGAGCAGTCACAAATCATTGTGGAAGTAAACCTCAATAATCAAACACTGCATGTGTCCACTGGGCCTGAGGGCAAGCCAGGCTCTGGGGCCACCGTGGTGTTGGGCCAGGAGGATGGGATGCAAGAACGCTTAGAAGAAGAGGgcggggaagggggagggagtggagggggagaggaggaggaggaagaggaggaagaagaaggaggcagccagggagaggaggaagatgaggaagggcCCAGTGAgcaggaagatgaagatgaagaggaTGGACCCAGTGAGCAGGATGCAGAGAGttcagaggaggaggtggaggctgaGGGCAGGCAGGACCCTGCAGGTCCTGCAGGGTGTCAGGGCAGCCAGGTGGACCCTCCACTGCACAGCCGAATGTCCACACGGTCCCGGGGACAAAACACTCAGCGCCGAGCCACCCCTGAGCCAGAGGAGGCCGGGCGTAGAGGAGGGAAGAGGCCCAAGGCCTCTGGAGCTGTTCCTGCAGCCCAGGCAGCTGATGGGCTGGGGGCCAAGGTGAAGCTGGAAGAGAAACAGCAGCATCCATGCCAGAAGTGCCCCCGGGTCTTCAACAACCGCTGGTACCTGGAGAAGCACATGAATGTGACTCACAGTCGCATGCAGATCTGCGGCCAGTGCGGGAAGCGTTTCCTGTTGGAGAGTGAGCTGCAGCTGCATCGGCAGACAGACTGCGAGCGTAACATCCAG TGTGTAACCTGCGGCAAAGCCTTCAAGAAGCTCTGGTCCCTGCATGAGCACAACAAGATAGTGCATGGCTACGCAGAGAAGAGATTCTCCTGTGAGATCTGCGAGAAGAAGTTttacaccatggcacatgtgcgcAAGCACATGGTTG CCCACACCAAGGACATGCCCTTCACCTGTGAGACCTGTGGGAAGTCATTCAAGCGCAGCATGTCCCTCAAGGTGCACTCACTGCAGCACTCCGGAGAGAAACCGTTCCGCTGTGAG AACTGCAATGAACGCTTCCAGTACAAGTACCAGCTGCGCTCCCACATGAGCATCCACATTGGGCACAAGCAGTTCATGTGCCAGTGGTGTGGCAAGGACTTCAACATGAAGCAATACTTCGATGAGCATATGAAGACCCACACAG GGGAGAAGCCATATATCTGTGAGATCTGTGGCAAGAGTTTCACCAGCCGCCCCAACATGAAGCGGCACCGgcgcacacacacaggagagaagccCTACCCGTGTGACGTGTGTGGCCAACGCTTCCGCTTCTCTAACATGCTGAAGGCACACAAGGAGAAATGCTTCCGTGTCAGCCACCCACTGCCCAGCGACCCTGCCACCCTGCCTACCACACACCTGCAGCCCACAGCTCCACTCTTCCCCACTGCAGCTCCCAGGCTGGACACCAACTGA
- the Zbtb47 gene encoding zinc finger and BTB domain-containing protein 47 isoform X1 — protein sequence MLLVEKTTDSPAAEFSLVEDVALHFACLMGRLNEQRLFQPDLCDVDLVLVPQRSVFPAHKGVLAAYSQFFHSLFTQNKQLQRVELSLEALAPSGLQQILNFIYTSKLLVNAANVHEVLSAASLLQMADIAASCQELLDARSLAPSGPVALAQPATSCAPVPPPPYYCDIKQEADTPGIPKIYAREGPDPYSVRVEDGAGTAEDSAAPGPAQTLFFKEEKEGAPEEAGAPEEAEAPSSLCKLESGEGLEPELGASGTYGRQEQSQIIVEVNLNNQTLHVSTGPEGKPGSGATVVLGQEDGMQERLEEEGGEGGGSGGGEEEEEEEEEEGGSQGEEEDEEGPSEQEDEDEEDGPSEQDAESSEEEVEAEGRQDPAGPAGCQGSQVDPPLHSRMSTRSRGQNTQRRATPEPEEAGRRGGKRPKASGAVPAAQAADGLGAKVKLEEKQQHPCQKCPRVFNNRWYLEKHMNVTHSRMQICGQCGKRFLLESELQLHRQTDCERNIQCVTCGKAFKKLWSLHEHNKIVHGYAEKRFSCEICEKKFYTMAHVRKHMVAHTKDMPFTCETCGKSFKRSMSLKVHSLQHSGEKPFRCENCNERFQYKYQLRSHMSIHIGHKQFMCQWCGKDFNMKQYFDEHMKTHTGEKPYICEICGKSFTSRPNMKRHRRTHTGEKPYPCDVCGQRFRFSNMLKAHKEKCFRVSHPLPSDPATLPTTHLQPTAPLFPTAAPRLDTN from the exons TTGCTGGTTGAGAAGACTACAGACTCCCCGGCGGCAGAGTTCTCGCTGGTGGAGGACGTGGCCCTGCACTTTGCCTGCTTGATGGGCCGTCTGAATGAGCAGCGCCTCTTCCAGCCAGACCTGTGCGATGTGGACCTAGTGCTGGTGCCCCAGCGCAGCGTTTTCCCTGCACACAAGGGCGTGCTGGCTGCCTACAGTCAGTTCTTCCACTCGCTCTTCACGCAGAACAAGCAGCTGCAGCGGGTTGAGCTGTCTCTTGAGGCGCTGGCACCCAGTGGCCTGCAGCAGATCCTGAACTTCATATACACGTCCAAGCTGCTGGTGAACGCAGCCAACGTGCACGAGGTGCTCAGTGCAGCCTCGCTGCTGCAGATGGCTGACATCGCTGCCTCCTGCCAGGAGCTGCTGGACGCTCGGTCCCTGGCGCCCTCAGGCCCCGTGGCCCTGGCACAGCCAGCTACCAGCTGTGCCCCAGTGCCTCCACCACCCTACTACTGTGACATCAAGCAGGAGGCAGACACCCCAGGCATACCCAAGATCTATGCCCGAGAGGGCCCAGACCCCTACTCTGTGCGTGTGGAGGACGGGGCAGGGACAGCTGAGGACTCTGCGGCTCCTGGGCCGGCACAGACACTCTTCttcaaggaggaaaaggaaggggcaCCTGAGGAGGCTGGGGCACCTGAGGAGGCCGAGGCCCCTAGTAGCCTGTGCAAGCTAGAAAGTGGAGAGGGGCTGGAGCCAGAATTGGGTGCCTCAGGCACCTATGGTCGCCAGGAGCAGTCACAAATCATTGTGGAAGTAAACCTCAATAATCAAACACTGCATGTGTCCACTGGGCCTGAGGGCAAGCCAGGCTCTGGGGCCACCGTGGTGTTGGGCCAGGAGGATGGGATGCAAGAACGCTTAGAAGAAGAGGgcggggaagggggagggagtggagggggagaggaggaggaggaagaggaggaagaagaaggaggcagccagggagaggaggaagatgaggaagggcCCAGTGAgcaggaagatgaagatgaagaggaTGGACCCAGTGAGCAGGATGCAGAGAGttcagaggaggaggtggaggctgaGGGCAGGCAGGACCCTGCAGGTCCTGCAGGGTGTCAGGGCAGCCAGGTGGACCCTCCACTGCACAGCCGAATGTCCACACGGTCCCGGGGACAAAACACTCAGCGCCGAGCCACCCCTGAGCCAGAGGAGGCCGGGCGTAGAGGAGGGAAGAGGCCCAAGGCCTCTGGAGCTGTTCCTGCAGCCCAGGCAGCTGATGGGCTGGGGGCCAAGGTGAAGCTGGAAGAGAAACAGCAGCATCCATGCCAGAAGTGCCCCCGGGTCTTCAACAACCGCTGGTACCTGGAGAAGCACATGAATGTGACTCACAGTCGCATGCAGATCTGCGGCCAGTGCGGGAAGCGTTTCCTGTTGGAGAGTGAGCTGCAGCTGCATCGGCAGACAGACTGCGAGCGTAACATCCAG TGTGTAACCTGCGGCAAAGCCTTCAAGAAGCTCTGGTCCCTGCATGAGCACAACAAGATAGTGCATGGCTACGCAGAGAAGAGATTCTCCTGTGAGATCTGCGAGAAGAAGTTttacaccatggcacatgtgcgcAAGCACATGGTTG CCCACACCAAGGACATGCCCTTCACCTGTGAGACCTGTGGGAAGTCATTCAAGCGCAGCATGTCCCTCAAGGTGCACTCACTGCAGCACTCCGGAGAGAAACCGTTCCGCTGTGAG AACTGCAATGAACGCTTCCAGTACAAGTACCAGCTGCGCTCCCACATGAGCATCCACATTGGGCACAAGCAGTTCATGTGCCAGTGGTGTGGCAAGGACTTCAACATGAAGCAATACTTCGATGAGCATATGAAGACCCACACAG GGGAGAAGCCATATATCTGTGAGATCTGTGGCAAGAGTTTCACCAGCCGCCCCAACATGAAGCGGCACCGgcgcacacacacaggagagaagccCTACCCGTGTGACGTGTGTGGCCAACGCTTCCGCTTCTCTAACATGCTGAAGGCACACAAGGAGAAATGCTTCCGTGTCAGCCACCCACTGCCCAGCGACCCTGCCACCCTGCCTACCACACACCTGCAGCCCACAGCTCCACTCTTCCCCACTGCAGCTCCCAGGCTGGACACCAACTGA